One window of the Pristis pectinata isolate sPriPec2 chromosome 13, sPriPec2.1.pri, whole genome shotgun sequence genome contains the following:
- the LOC127577484 gene encoding uncharacterized protein LOC127577484, with product MCSGSGAWWRESSALGLGFSGDDVHGAHRSVTMTSHREHVRRPWIAELLLEQGAACSWCKSAPVQVTELVPLENWIKEAGYESAVVVYISDLKYRIRAVLTEEAGNNLQQEEENYTLNQLKNKGIILKKFTIQVRLELELKDCEFYLVVQDLKILPGDMGFSDARPCNKDVAVQKKLRELWQSYLNNMITQEKTFTDLCLSNMINAAAEDEISVLKHAAEICLDPNVGSKVSASTTPFLLPSANQTTGWKAMRRQNKNKRNIFTVSEAMLMISSHQEEALNNIKEWKDDFVCAEDPESEHNGYTDTSMCIAEEQEAPSSQNPWNAVSPVCLGGIPSSGETCISCTCTSESCKKHDGKCHALCSTFVDAPACGGPAVEFQLPDSNTQDDPDKSVELYTEESEHSEVQFRSAKGLLLSPATSADKGMDSMYVAELKEGNREKSMNSSMTAYNHLFKSLSPLSSTTINSSGLNCVGSFKNVAPVSAVKNGGQCRPSVAMYNHAAVAGNSVLEMEEKQVNDSRDEECYEIPRAAKRKRQHMNAEDQLDGNGVDQGTSWMQTRAEVEDENSRNLSSNGTFIETDHCEEIANDVCQVNINTEHKKEGGMNKMLKDIDLNNLPGNKKAILSSKYNKLEFVSERPSQVRNFEGQASVVTPIGQHTEDDWMHVLHQHNANQNKDEPQRHPDGSRFLYSYPAPTAELIAQVNSVRVSSELLKWAVSYLSGPSLTRD from the exons ATGTGCAGTGGAAGCGGGGCCTGGTGGCGCGAATCGTCGGCGTTGGGGCTCGGTTTCTCTGGTGACGATGTGCACGGTGCTCACCGGTCCGTGACCATGACATCCCACAGGGAGCACGTCCGCAGGCCTTGGATTGCGGAGCTGCTGCTGGAACAAGGAGCAGCCTGCAGTTGGTGCAAGTCGGCCCCGGTTCAAGTCACGGAG CTTGTTCCACTTGAGAACTGGATTAAAGAAGCTGGATATGAATCTGCTGTTGTTGTCTATATATCAGATTTAAAGTACAGAATTAGGGCCGTGCTGACGGAAGAAGCTGGAAATAACCTTCAGCA GGAAGAGGAGAACTATACGCTCAATCAACTCAAAAACAAAGGTATTATTTTGAAAAAATTCACTATTCAGGTCAGATTGGAGCTGGAATTG aaagATTGTGAATTCTACCTTGTAGTTCAAGATTTGAAGATTCTACCTGGAGACATGGGTTTCTCTGACGCACGCCCCTG taacaaggatgttgccgtgCAGAAGAAGTTGAGAGAACTCTGGCA aaGTTACTTAAATAACATGATAACCCAAGAAAAGACATTTACCG atCTCTGTCTATCAAATATGATTAATGCTGCAGCGGAAGATGAAATTAGTGTGTTGAAACATGCTGCTGAAATTTGCCTTGATCCAAATGTTGGTTCCAAAGTTTCAGCATCCACAACACCTTTCTTGTTACCATCAGCAAATCAGACTACAGGATGGAAAGCTATGAGAAGACAAAATAAG AACAAGAGAAACATTTTCACTGTATCAGAAGCAATGCTGATGATTTCTTCTCATCAAGAAGAAGCTTTAAATAATATAAAAG AATGGAAGGATGATTTTGTGTGCGCTGAAGATCCAGAATCTGAGCATAATGGCTACACGGATACATCTATGTGTATTGCAG AAGAGCAGGAGGCTCCATCTTCACAGAATCCTTGGAATGCAGTATCACCTGTGTGCCTTGGTGGAATTCCATCTTCAGGAG AAACTTGTATTTCATGTACAtgtacatcagaatcttgtaagAAGCACGATGGCAAATGTCATGCCCTTTGCTCCACGTTCGTTGATGCTCCTGCTTGTGGTGGTCCAGCTGTTGAGTTTCAGCTTCCAGATAGCAACACACAGGATGACCCAGACAAATCGGTAGAGCTATATACAGAAGAGTCCGAACATTCAGAAGTACAATTCAGAAGTGCTAAAGGCCTGTTGCTCTCTCCAGCCACATCAGCAGACAAAGGAATGGACAGTATGTATGTGGCAGAGCTCAAGGAGGGCAACAGAGAGAAATCCATGAACTCCAGTATGACTGCCTATAACCATTTGTTTAAAAGCCTTTCCCCTCTATCAAGTACAACTATTAATTCCAGTGGCTTGAATTGTGTGGGCTCATTCAAAAATGTAGCCCCTGTATCAGCAGTTAAAAATGGTGGCCAGTGTAGACCAAGCGTGGCCATGTACAATCATGCAGCAGTAGCTGGAAACAGTGTACTGGAAATGGAAGAAAAGCAGGTAAATGATAGCAGAGATGAAGAATGTTATGAGATTCCAAGAGCTGCAAAAAGAAAACGGCAGCATATGAATGCAGAAGATCAATTGGATGGAAATGGTGTCGATCAGGGCACTTCCTGGATGCAGACAAGGGCTGAAGTTGAGGATGAGAACTCCAGGAACTTGAGTAGCAATGGGACCTTCATTGAAACAGATCATTGTGAAGAAATAGCTAATGATGTTTGTCAGGTGAATATCAATACTGAACACAAAAAGGAAGGTGGAATGAATAAAATGCTTAAAGATATTGATTTGAATAATTTGCCAGGAAACAAGAAGGCAATATTATCATCAAAGTATAATAAATTAGAATTTGTTTCCGAGAGACCATCTCAAGTTCGAAATTTTGAAGGACAGGCATCAGTAGTTACTCCAATTGGCCAGCACACAGAGGATGATTGGATGCATGTTTTGCATCAACATAATGCTAACCAAAACAAAGATGAACCTCAG AGACAtcctgatggaagcagatttttATACAGCTATCCAGCACCTACTGCTGAGCTAATTGCTCAGGTGAACTCTGTAAG GGTTTCAAGTGAGCTACTGAAGTGGGCGGTTTCGTATCTCTCTGGACCAAGTTTGACTCGAGACTGA